The Terriglobia bacterium genome includes the window ATGTCATGCACGGTGACGCGGTCGTCGGCGACCCAGTGCCGGAGGGGGTGCTGGCCGAGTTGACCGCAGAGTCCGGGTGCGCAACCAGCAGCGCCCATCGCAGATTGGCGCTGTGGGTCTTTGCCTCCTCTGCTTGTGGCGCCTACGATTTCTTTGACGACCTGAAAATTGCCCAAGCCGGCGACACCAACCCGATCGGTGAGATTGTCCTTCAGTCAAAGAAGAGCGTGAAGATCCCCACCGGCAGCGCCATGCTGCTGATCACCGCCGAAGGTCCCCAACCGCATCCCTGAGACGCTGCCTCGCGGTTCGCGATGGGCTGTTCTCTACGGTTACGCGGGAGCATAATCCGGTTGACGGCAGTGGTATACCCGAAGACGAACATTATGGACACCAAGGACCCCAAGCGTCTCCTTCAAGAACTCCGTGCCGAAAGCACGCGAGTTTCAGATACGCTCGCCGACGCCGCGGCGTCCGGGCAATCCCCGTCCGCGGTTACGGACGCTGATTTTCTGACATTACTGTCACAGCACACCGAACAATTGGTCAAGGCTAGAAGCGATCTGGAGCGATCCTATGACATCACTCTCGAAGCGCTCGGCGACGTGCTCGACCTGTGGGACGCTGACACCGGACACCATGCCAAGCGCGTAACCGCCTTCACCATCGCACTGACCCGAGCGATGGGCCTGCCCGCGGATGAGATCCGCGTCATTGCCCGCGGCGCCTTCCTGCACGATATCGGCAAGACCGGCATCTCGCGTTCTATCCTGCGCAAGGCGGGGGAGCTCACACTTGAGGAGATTGAGGTCATGCGCCAGCACTGTTACTGCGGCTACAAGCTGCTGCGCAAAATTCCCTTTCTCGCCGAAGCCGCCGAAATCGTCTACGCGCACCACGAGCACTGGGACGGAACCGGCTACCCGCGCCATCTCAAGGGGAGCGAGATTCCGCCGGGGGGACGCATTGTTGCCGTGGCGAACACGCTGGACGCCATCACCTCGAACCAGCCTTACCGCCCAGCGCAATCGCTGATCGCCGCCCGAGAGGAGATCGCCCGCTTGGCAGGACGCCAGTTCGATCCCGAGGTGGTAAAAGCTTTTCTCAGCATTCCCGAATCCATGTGGCACAATCTGCGCACCGAAATCTCTAACCAGTGAGCGCAACGGGTTGGCTCGGAGGAACCGAATTCACGCTCTCGCTTCCGGATAGCGTCCATCAACTAGACCGGATTCGGAGATAGTGTAGCCGCCGTTCCATGTACCTCAGCGGCTGAAGCCGGAATGATGGCGACAGTGCAGGCCTGATGGCCTGCGCCACCCCAGGTACCGATACAGACAATCCTAAACTGCCATAGCGCCGACCATGGCTTCGAACTCAGGGTCGCCGTGCAGGCAGTTGAGATCGGGGTCCTGGCGAGCGTAATCCCGGTTGAGATTTCCCGTCGCGTGCAGCTTTTTCAGCAACGCTAATGCTTCGGTTCTTTGTAGCAGGACGCCATAGGTGCAAGCTGCGTTGTACAGAATGTTGGCGTCGTTCGGACGCATTTCCACCGCCTTCTTCAACTGCGCGATGGCCTCATCGGCGCGGCCGAACCAAGCATGATTGGTGGCCAGCAGGATACGCGCGCGTACGTCGTCGGGAACCAGATCAAGTTGTTGCTCCAGACTTCGGACCTGCGCACTACGCAGCTTGCCGGCGGCTTCCTTCTGTCCCACTCGCTCCAAAGCCAGATAGAAAGGCAGATACGCGTTATAGTCGTCGCCATTGGCGGTAACGGCACGCTCCGCCAGCGGCACCGCCTCCTGCGGCCGGCCGGCGGCCATCAAAGCCCGGCCCAGCACGTAATAGGCGCCTTCACAATCGGCTTTGCGCGCGATGGCCTGGCGAACATATTGGGTGGCGTCGTCCCAGTGCTTTTGGGCATAGGCGATGCGGGCGCGCGCCACCAGCGCTTCGGGAAGATTCGGTTCCAAGGCCAGGGCTCGGTCGGCGGCCGCGCGGCCCCGGCCAATCCAGCGTTCGTCGTGCTCATGCCACTCGTAATACTCGCCGCAGACGTTGGCCGCGCCCGCATAGGCAAGCGCGAAATCGGGATCCAGCCCGCTGGCGCGCTCGAACATCTGTAGAGCAAACTCCAGGTCGGAGCGGGTCACGCGGCGGGCAAAACTGCGTCCGCGCAGATAGTAGTCGTAGGCCTGCGTGTTTTCGGTGGGCTTGCGGGAGATC containing:
- a CDS encoding HD-GYP domain-containing protein; translation: MGCSLRLRGSIIRLTAVVYPKTNIMDTKDPKRLLQELRAESTRVSDTLADAAASGQSPSAVTDADFLTLLSQHTEQLVKARSDLERSYDITLEALGDVLDLWDADTGHHAKRVTAFTIALTRAMGLPADEIRVIARGAFLHDIGKTGISRSILRKAGELTLEEIEVMRQHCYCGYKLLRKIPFLAEAAEIVYAHHEHWDGTGYPRHLKGSEIPPGGRIVAVANTLDAITSNQPYRPAQSLIAAREEIARLAGRQFDPEVVKAFLSIPESMWHNLRTEISNQ